From one Rosa rugosa chromosome 4, drRosRugo1.1, whole genome shotgun sequence genomic stretch:
- the LOC133744791 gene encoding ankyrin repeat-containing protein ITN1-like, giving the protein MDQRLKEASQSGDIDFLYRLIMEDGELLDHITGASFVDTPLHIAAAEGHSQFAMEIMRLKPSFARKPNQDGFNPMHLALQSGKTRMVVRLLDADRSLVRVPGREGVTPLHYVAREGNIELLDVFLSACPKSLEDVTIRNETSLHIALKNDKVEAFEFVFRWLKEVCYEEVHQLEKKVLNWKDEDGNTLLHIAALRNQPEAVMLLLTSQVDVNFKNLAGWTPLDIIQHQQPLNDRRIRTMLCGAGALEGSSLLSVPTFTYYKSTDQRLKQAAQGGNIGGLYALIQEDSYILERINLVPFVDTPLHIAASSGHTDFAMEMMRLKPEFARKQNPEGFSAMHLALKQGKTHTLLFLLSVYRDLVRVKGREGKTLLHYAAEIGYLDLLAEFLAASPESIIDLTIRKETALHVAAKNDKLEALEVLMGWLHHVDMDMILQWTDDEGNTVLHIAILRNQFQAQVVRLLIKRVDINAKNLEGLTAMDISDHQGMHNNNTEIRSLLLQRGALRASSLPKLPTLANFLRTEMSLLERWVMYSYLTKSCMSNENRNNLLVVAVLIATATFQAVLSPPAGMQKDYFSTPFGRKTSSDGSNSTGEPNVPSNFASHSMVAWSSFLALNTMAFLTSISEIWFHLPRGLYFLTKLVLPLLFCYMISLSLTTPVLSVTPFYFVLIILSQLKRIVRNLFFKRSLDIKLSLLKYCPNLHREINA; this is encoded by the exons ATGGACCAGAGGTTGAAGGAGGCTTCTCAATCTGGAGATATTGATTTCTTGTACAGATTGATTATGGAGGATGGTGAACTTCTAGATCACATTACTGGGGCATCATTTGTCGATACTCCTCTACACATAGCTGCTGCCGAAGGGCATTCACAGTTTGCCATGGAGATAATGAGGCTAAAGCCATCATTTGCTAGGAAGCCGAACCAAGATGGATTTAATCCCATGCACTTGGCCCTGCAAAGTGGAAAAACCAGGATGGTGGTTCGTCTCTTAGATGCTGATAGAAGCCTTGTTCGTGTGCCAGGGAGGGAGGGTGTGACACCTTTGCACTATGTAGCCAGGGAAGGAAATATCGAACTCTTAGATGTGTTTCTATCGGCCTGCCCAAAATCTTTGGAGGATGTGACAATTCGAAACGAGACCTCTCTGCATATTGCGCTGAAAAATGACAAGGTCGAAGCATTTGAATTTGTGTTTAGATGGCTAAAAGAGGTCTGTTATGAAGAGGTACATCAATTGGAGAAAAAGGTATTGAACTGGAAGGATGAGGATGGCAACACTTTGTTGCACATTGCAGCACTTAGAAATCAACCTGAG GCAGTTATGCTTTTATTGACCTCACAAGTTGATGTAAACTTCAAGAATTTGGCGGGTTGGACTCCCCTGGACATCATACAGCATCAACAGCCACTGAATGACAGACGAATAAGGACTATGCTATGTGGTGCTGGAGCTCTTGAAGGATCTTCACTTCTGTCTGTTCCAACCTTCACGTATTACAAAAG CACGGATCAAAGGTTGAAGCAGGCTGCGCAAGGGGGGAATATTGGTGGCCTGTATGCACTGATACAGGAGGACTCATATATATTGGAGCGCATCAACCTTGTTCCATTTGTTGATACTCCTTTGCACATTGCTGCATCTTCAGGGCATACCGATTTTGCCATGGAGATGATGAGATTGAAGCCAGAATTTGCAAGGAAGCAAAACCCGGAAGGCTTCAGCGCAATGCACCTTGCTTTGAAGCAAGGAAAAACACATACATTGCTTTTTCTCCTGTCCGTCTATAGGGACCTTGTCCGAGTCAAAGGAAGGGAGGGAAAGACTCTCTTGCATTATGCAGCCGAAATTGGATACTTAGATCTTTTGGCTGAGTTTTTAGCAGCTTCCCCAGAGTCTATCATAGATCTGACAATTCGAAAAGAAACTGCACTTCATGTTGCTGCAAAGAATGACAAGTTGGAAGCACTTGAAGTCTTGATGGGATGGCTTCACCATGTTGATATGGACATGATCTTGCAGTGGACTGATGATGAAGGCAACACTGTACTGCACATTGCAATATTAAGAAATCAATTCCAGGC GCAGGTGGTGAGGTTGTTAATAAAAAGGGTTGATATAAATGCCAAGAATTTGGAGGGTTTAACAGCAATGGACATATCAGATCACCAAGGAATGCATAACAATAATACAGAAATAAGAAGTTTATTACTCCAAAGAGGAGCTTTGAGAGCTTCTTCACTCCCTAAACTTCCTACTCTTGCAAATTTTCTAAGAACAGAGATGTCATTGCTCGAAAGATGGGTTATGTATAGTTACCTCACTAAAAGTTGCATGTCAAATGAGAATCGTAATAATCTTCTAGTGGTAGCTGTCCTGATTGCAACAGCCACATTCCAAGCCGTGCTCAGCCCACCAGCCGGTATGCAGAAGGATTACTTCAGCACTCCATTTGGTCGTAAAACCAGCAGTGACGGATCTAATAGTACTGGTGAACCCAATGTACCATCAAACTTTGCCTCTCACTCCATGGTAGCATGGAGTTCTTTCCTGGCTCTGAACACCATGGCTTTCTTGACATCAATATCTGAGATATGGTTTCACCTCCCACGTGGCCTTTATTTTTTGACGAAATTGGTTTTACCACTTTTATTCTGCTATATGATTTCATTGAGTCTCACGACACCAGTGCTAAGCGTGACGCCTTTTTACTTCGTTCTAATTATTTTAT